In the Harmonia axyridis chromosome 3, icHarAxyr1.1, whole genome shotgun sequence genome, one interval contains:
- the LOC123676893 gene encoding protein draper isoform X1 produces MELGLVCFVFLLGSVLGVLEGPNICTRQEEYTTTVRVSEKQPYQVREFTWCLNFPPRCSKYKIKFKTVYREQTLVKTRPVEDCCKGYAKDSTETHCKPICSRDCIHGTCAAPDKCVCETGYGGPYCDISCPKGLWGRECQNRCECQNNSTCDPFDGKCICARGWIGEKCEKQCDNKTFGLDCQEVCRCTNGNCDPVSGECHCFSGWEGPLCDDFCQIGKHGPECKSNCNCQNEGVCDPETGECYCKPGWTGIVCANKCPSGFYGDNCKKICDCNNGASCHHITGKCECLPGFTGDRCLDICPENSFGFNCTETCQCQNGAKCSRSDGECTCSPGFKGRFCEQRNCSDGFWGRHCEKSCECVKENTDMCHPWSGKCDCKAGWNSKDCSRPCPLLTFGKGCEGQCKCQNNGQCSPVNGTCICAPGFTGENCEETCPVGSFGEDCAQKCDCKNEATCSAETGQCICTPGWQGQQCDRPCSNDSYGTQCSKKCVCKNGASCNPQNGNCTCSAGFTGEFCEHQCPSRFFGHNCEQICHCDEEHSLGCDSVTGKCMCKPNWKGVTCESQCPLGKYGLNCDQDCNCKNNSSCDPETGACLCAAGWQGNDCDQPCDYGYYGLGCKQKCPETSSNKTCDHITGEFVCPAGFIGLTCEHPCPIGTYGKNCQKNCSCRNGGDCHHVTGYCQCLPGWMGENCTVPCEPGRFGMGCSQHCKCLNGGECRRNDGVCRCKPGWTGTQCTEICPEGYYGDHCMTPCECKNDNFICHAAKGCVCRHGFGGVNCDEPLVLGRIVTTPNEGLGYGGVVAGISIALILVSIIVLVILYYKRRVENLKTEIAHVQYIADPPERNNFDNPVYTYQGGGKRDNEHLLNNTNCMIRNNLNRPSNTLLERARLAQMGAASCSSTVAYNVEDELRSLKNKDADATNPNIYHSLDKLDDHVYDEIKQKDMKDIELEYDHLDYTRPVSTIKPHYQKMPSPFGSKDPIKEEEKPETDSV; encoded by the exons ATGGAATTGGGACTAGTGTGTTTTGTCTTCCTTCTGGGTTCAGTTTTAGGAGTTCTTGAAGGTCCTAATATATGCACACGGCAAGAGGA ATACACAACAACAGTTAGGGTATCAGAAAAACAACCGTACCAAGTCAGGGAATTCACGTGGTGTCTGAATTTTCCGCCAAGATGCTCGAAGTATAAAATCAAGTTCAAGACTGTATACAGAGAGCAGACTCTGGTCAAGACCAGACCTGTCGAAGATTGCTGTAAAGGTTATGCCAAGGACAGCACCGAAACCCATTGCAAACCTATCTGTTCCAGAGATTGCATTCATGGCACTTGTGCAGCCCCTGACAAATGTGTTTGCGAGACTGGCTATGGAGGACCTTACTGTGATATTT catGCCCTAAAGGTCTGTGGGGAAGAGAGTGCCAGAACAGATGCGAGTGTCAAAACAACTCCACTTGTGATCCTTTCGACGGCAAATGCATCTGCGCAAGGGGATGGATAGGAGAAAAGTGCGAAAAGCAATGCGACAACAAAACTTTTGGATTAGACTGTCAAGAGGTCTGTCGCTGCACCAATGGCAACTGTGATCCTGTGTCAGGGGAATGCCATTGTTTCTCTGGATGGGAAGGACCATT ATGTGACGACTTCTGTCAAATCGGCAAACATGGTCCTGAGTGCAAGTCGAACTGCAACTGTCAGAATGAAGGTGTATGTGATCCAGAAACAGGGGAATGTTATTGTAAACCAGGCTGGACAGGCATAGTTTGTGCCAATAAATGCCCTTCAGGTTTCTACGGGGACAATTGCAAGAAAATCTGCGATTGCAACAATGGTGCCTCATGCCATCACATCACTGGAAAGTGTGAATGCCTGCCAGGTTTTACTGGTGACAGG TGTCTGGACATATGCCCTGAGAACAGTTTTGGATTCAACTGTACTGAAACCTGCCAATGCCAAAACGGAGCCAAATGTTCAAGGTCAGATGGCGAATGTACTTGCTCTCCAGGTTTCAAAGGTCGCTTCTGCGAACAAAGAAACTGTTCAGACGGTTTCTGGGGCAGGCACTGCGAAAAGTCCTGCGAATGCGTCAAGGAAAACACAGATAT GTGTCATCCCTGGTCTGGAAAATGCGATTGCAAGGCTGGTTGGAACAGTAAAGACTGCTCGAGGCCTTGTCCCCTTCTCACCTTCGGTAAAGGTTGCGAGGGACAGTGTAAATGCCAAAACAACGGCCAATGTTCTCCTGTGAATGGAACTTGTATATGTGCACCTGGTTTTACTGGTGAAAACTGCGAGGAGACTTGCCCAGTTGGCAGTTTTGGAGAGGACTGTGCTCAAAAATGTGATT GTAAAAATGAGGCTACCTGTTCAGCCGAAACAGGTCAATGCATTTGCACACCAGGATGGCAAGGACAACAGTGTGACAGGCCTTGCAGCAATGACTCATATGGTACTCAATGTAGTAAAAAATGTGTTTGTAAAAATGGAGCATCTTGTAACCCCCAGAATG GGAACTGTACGTGTAGTGCTGGTTTTACCGGAGAGTTCTGTGAGCACCAATGTCCTTCTAGATTTTTCGGACATAACTGTGAACAGATTTGTCACTGTGATGAAGAACACAGTTTAGGATGTGACTCTGTTACTGGAAAATGCATGTGCAAACCTAACTGGAAag GGGTGACCTGCGAAAGTCAGTGTCCTCTAGGAAAATATGGATTGAACTGTGATCAGGATTGCAACTGCAAAAACAACAGTTCCTGCGACCCTGAGACTGGTGCCTGTCTTTGTGCAGCTGGCTGGCAAGGGAACGATTGCGATCAACCTTGTGATTATGGATATTATGGCTTGGGCTGCAAGCAGAAATGCCCGGAAACAAGCA GTAACAAAACTTGTGATCACATCACCGGAGAGTTTGTATGTCCAGCAGGCTTCATCGGATTGACTTGTGAACATCCGTGTCCTATTGGTACATACGGAAAGAATTGCCAGAAGAATTGCTCTTGCAGAAATGGAGGTGATTGTCATCATGTCACAG GATACTGCCAGTGTCTTCCAGGATGGATGGGTGAAAATTGTACAGTCCCTTGTGAACCTGGCCGATTTGGCATGGGTTGCAGCCAACATTGTAAGTGTCTTAATGGCGGAGAATGCAGAAGGAACGATGGAGTATGTAGATGTAAGCCAGGCTGGACTGGAACTCAATGTACTGAAA TATGCCCAGAAGGCTACTACGGAGATCATTGCATGACGCCTTGTGAGTGTAAAAACGACAACTTCATCTGCCATGCGGCCAAGGGTTGCGTATGTCGACATGGCTTTGGTGGTGTCAACTGCGACGAGCCCCTGGTCTTGGGGAGAATCGTCACAACTCCAAACGAAGGTTTGGGCTATGGAGGCGTTGTTGCAGGTATCAGCATAGCCCTCATCCTGGTATCCATCATAGTCTTGGTGATTTTGTATTACAAGAGACGTGTTGAAAATCTGAAGACGGAAATTGCGCATGTTCAGTACATTGCTGATCCACCAG AACGTAATAACTTCGACAACCCTGTGTATACCTATCAAGGTGGTGGTAAAAGAGACAATGAACATCTGTTGAATAACACTAATTGCATGATCCGTAATAACCTAAATAGGCCTTCAAACACCTTATTGGAAAGGGCAAGACTGGCACAGATGGGAGCCGCTTCCTGTTCTAGTACTG TGGCTTATAATGTAGAAGATGAACTGCGTTCCCTGAAGAACAAAGATGCAGATGCAACAAATCCTAATATTTACCATTCCCTTGATAAATTAGATGACCACGTTTACGATGAGATTAAACAGAAAGATATGAAAGACATAG AGCTTGAGTATGACCATTTAGACTACACCAGACCTGTCAGTACAATAAAACCGCACTACCAAAAGATGCCAAGCCCATTCGGTTCCAAAGATCCAatcaaagaagaagaaaaaccagAGACTGATTCCGTTTGA
- the LOC123676893 gene encoding protein draper isoform X2 codes for MELGLVCFVFLLGSVLGVLEGPNICTRQEEYTTTVRVSEKQPYQVREFTWCLNFPPRCSKYKIKFKTVYREQTLVKTRPVEDCCKGYAKDSTETHCKPICSRDCIHGTCAAPDKCVCETGYGGPYCDISCPKGLWGRECQNRCECQNNSTCDPFDGKCICARGWIGEKCEKQCDNKTFGLDCQEVCRCTNGNCDPVSGECHCFSGWEGPLCDDFCQIGKHGPECKSNCNCQNEGVCDPETGECYCKPGWTGIVCANKCPSGFYGDNCKKICDCNNGASCHHITGKCECLPGFTGDRCLDICPENSFGFNCTETCQCQNGAKCSRSDGECTCSPGFKGRFCEQRNCSDGFWGRHCEKSCECVKENTDMCHPWSGKCDCKAGWNSKDCSRPCPLLTFGKGCEGQCKCQNNGQCSPVNGTCICAPGFTGENCEETCPVGSFGEDCAQKCDCKNEATCSAETGQCICTPGWQGQQCDRPCSNDSYGNCTCSAGFTGEFCEHQCPSRFFGHNCEQICHCDEEHSLGCDSVTGKCMCKPNWKGVTCESQCPLGKYGLNCDQDCNCKNNSSCDPETGACLCAAGWQGNDCDQPCDYGYYGLGCKQKCPETSSNKTCDHITGEFVCPAGFIGLTCEHPCPIGTYGKNCQKNCSCRNGGDCHHVTGYCQCLPGWMGENCTVPCEPGRFGMGCSQHCKCLNGGECRRNDGVCRCKPGWTGTQCTEICPEGYYGDHCMTPCECKNDNFICHAAKGCVCRHGFGGVNCDEPLVLGRIVTTPNEGLGYGGVVAGISIALILVSIIVLVILYYKRRVENLKTEIAHVQYIADPPERNNFDNPVYTYQGGGKRDNEHLLNNTNCMIRNNLNRPSNTLLERARLAQMGAASCSSTVAYNVEDELRSLKNKDADATNPNIYHSLDKLDDHVYDEIKQKDMKDIELEYDHLDYTRPVSTIKPHYQKMPSPFGSKDPIKEEEKPETDSV; via the exons ATGGAATTGGGACTAGTGTGTTTTGTCTTCCTTCTGGGTTCAGTTTTAGGAGTTCTTGAAGGTCCTAATATATGCACACGGCAAGAGGA ATACACAACAACAGTTAGGGTATCAGAAAAACAACCGTACCAAGTCAGGGAATTCACGTGGTGTCTGAATTTTCCGCCAAGATGCTCGAAGTATAAAATCAAGTTCAAGACTGTATACAGAGAGCAGACTCTGGTCAAGACCAGACCTGTCGAAGATTGCTGTAAAGGTTATGCCAAGGACAGCACCGAAACCCATTGCAAACCTATCTGTTCCAGAGATTGCATTCATGGCACTTGTGCAGCCCCTGACAAATGTGTTTGCGAGACTGGCTATGGAGGACCTTACTGTGATATTT catGCCCTAAAGGTCTGTGGGGAAGAGAGTGCCAGAACAGATGCGAGTGTCAAAACAACTCCACTTGTGATCCTTTCGACGGCAAATGCATCTGCGCAAGGGGATGGATAGGAGAAAAGTGCGAAAAGCAATGCGACAACAAAACTTTTGGATTAGACTGTCAAGAGGTCTGTCGCTGCACCAATGGCAACTGTGATCCTGTGTCAGGGGAATGCCATTGTTTCTCTGGATGGGAAGGACCATT ATGTGACGACTTCTGTCAAATCGGCAAACATGGTCCTGAGTGCAAGTCGAACTGCAACTGTCAGAATGAAGGTGTATGTGATCCAGAAACAGGGGAATGTTATTGTAAACCAGGCTGGACAGGCATAGTTTGTGCCAATAAATGCCCTTCAGGTTTCTACGGGGACAATTGCAAGAAAATCTGCGATTGCAACAATGGTGCCTCATGCCATCACATCACTGGAAAGTGTGAATGCCTGCCAGGTTTTACTGGTGACAGG TGTCTGGACATATGCCCTGAGAACAGTTTTGGATTCAACTGTACTGAAACCTGCCAATGCCAAAACGGAGCCAAATGTTCAAGGTCAGATGGCGAATGTACTTGCTCTCCAGGTTTCAAAGGTCGCTTCTGCGAACAAAGAAACTGTTCAGACGGTTTCTGGGGCAGGCACTGCGAAAAGTCCTGCGAATGCGTCAAGGAAAACACAGATAT GTGTCATCCCTGGTCTGGAAAATGCGATTGCAAGGCTGGTTGGAACAGTAAAGACTGCTCGAGGCCTTGTCCCCTTCTCACCTTCGGTAAAGGTTGCGAGGGACAGTGTAAATGCCAAAACAACGGCCAATGTTCTCCTGTGAATGGAACTTGTATATGTGCACCTGGTTTTACTGGTGAAAACTGCGAGGAGACTTGCCCAGTTGGCAGTTTTGGAGAGGACTGTGCTCAAAAATGTGATT GTAAAAATGAGGCTACCTGTTCAGCCGAAACAGGTCAATGCATTTGCACACCAGGATGGCAAGGACAACAGTGTGACAGGCCTTGCAGCAATGACTCATATG GGAACTGTACGTGTAGTGCTGGTTTTACCGGAGAGTTCTGTGAGCACCAATGTCCTTCTAGATTTTTCGGACATAACTGTGAACAGATTTGTCACTGTGATGAAGAACACAGTTTAGGATGTGACTCTGTTACTGGAAAATGCATGTGCAAACCTAACTGGAAag GGGTGACCTGCGAAAGTCAGTGTCCTCTAGGAAAATATGGATTGAACTGTGATCAGGATTGCAACTGCAAAAACAACAGTTCCTGCGACCCTGAGACTGGTGCCTGTCTTTGTGCAGCTGGCTGGCAAGGGAACGATTGCGATCAACCTTGTGATTATGGATATTATGGCTTGGGCTGCAAGCAGAAATGCCCGGAAACAAGCA GTAACAAAACTTGTGATCACATCACCGGAGAGTTTGTATGTCCAGCAGGCTTCATCGGATTGACTTGTGAACATCCGTGTCCTATTGGTACATACGGAAAGAATTGCCAGAAGAATTGCTCTTGCAGAAATGGAGGTGATTGTCATCATGTCACAG GATACTGCCAGTGTCTTCCAGGATGGATGGGTGAAAATTGTACAGTCCCTTGTGAACCTGGCCGATTTGGCATGGGTTGCAGCCAACATTGTAAGTGTCTTAATGGCGGAGAATGCAGAAGGAACGATGGAGTATGTAGATGTAAGCCAGGCTGGACTGGAACTCAATGTACTGAAA TATGCCCAGAAGGCTACTACGGAGATCATTGCATGACGCCTTGTGAGTGTAAAAACGACAACTTCATCTGCCATGCGGCCAAGGGTTGCGTATGTCGACATGGCTTTGGTGGTGTCAACTGCGACGAGCCCCTGGTCTTGGGGAGAATCGTCACAACTCCAAACGAAGGTTTGGGCTATGGAGGCGTTGTTGCAGGTATCAGCATAGCCCTCATCCTGGTATCCATCATAGTCTTGGTGATTTTGTATTACAAGAGACGTGTTGAAAATCTGAAGACGGAAATTGCGCATGTTCAGTACATTGCTGATCCACCAG AACGTAATAACTTCGACAACCCTGTGTATACCTATCAAGGTGGTGGTAAAAGAGACAATGAACATCTGTTGAATAACACTAATTGCATGATCCGTAATAACCTAAATAGGCCTTCAAACACCTTATTGGAAAGGGCAAGACTGGCACAGATGGGAGCCGCTTCCTGTTCTAGTACTG TGGCTTATAATGTAGAAGATGAACTGCGTTCCCTGAAGAACAAAGATGCAGATGCAACAAATCCTAATATTTACCATTCCCTTGATAAATTAGATGACCACGTTTACGATGAGATTAAACAGAAAGATATGAAAGACATAG AGCTTGAGTATGACCATTTAGACTACACCAGACCTGTCAGTACAATAAAACCGCACTACCAAAAGATGCCAAGCCCATTCGGTTCCAAAGATCCAatcaaagaagaagaaaaaccagAGACTGATTCCGTTTGA
- the LOC123676893 gene encoding protein draper isoform X3: MELGLVCFVFLLGSVLGVLEGPNICTRQEEYTTTVRVSEKQPYQVREFTWCLNFPPRCSKYKIKFKTVYREQTLVKTRPVEDCCKGYAKDSTETHCKPICSRDCIHGTCAAPDKCVCETGYGGPYCDISCPKGLWGRECQNRCECQNNSTCDPFDGKCICARGWIGEKCEKQCDNKTFGLDCQEVCRCTNGNCDPVSGECHCFSGWEGPLCDDFCQIGKHGPECKSNCNCQNEGVCDPETGECYCKPGWTGIVCANKCPSGFYGDNCKKICDCNNGASCHHITGKCECLPGFTGDRCLDICPENSFGFNCTETCQCQNGAKCSRSDGECTCSPGFKGRFCEQRNCSDGFWGRHCEKSCECVKENTDMCHPWSGKCDCKAGWNSKDCSRPCPLLTFGKGCEGQCKCQNNGQCSPVNGTCICAPGFTGENCEETCPVGSFGEDCAQKCDWNCTCSAGFTGEFCEHQCPSRFFGHNCEQICHCDEEHSLGCDSVTGKCMCKPNWKGVTCESQCPLGKYGLNCDQDCNCKNNSSCDPETGACLCAAGWQGNDCDQPCDYGYYGLGCKQKCPETSSNKTCDHITGEFVCPAGFIGLTCEHPCPIGTYGKNCQKNCSCRNGGDCHHVTGYCQCLPGWMGENCTVPCEPGRFGMGCSQHCKCLNGGECRRNDGVCRCKPGWTGTQCTEICPEGYYGDHCMTPCECKNDNFICHAAKGCVCRHGFGGVNCDEPLVLGRIVTTPNEGLGYGGVVAGISIALILVSIIVLVILYYKRRVENLKTEIAHVQYIADPPERNNFDNPVYTYQGGGKRDNEHLLNNTNCMIRNNLNRPSNTLLERARLAQMGAASCSSTVAYNVEDELRSLKNKDADATNPNIYHSLDKLDDHVYDEIKQKDMKDIELEYDHLDYTRPVSTIKPHYQKMPSPFGSKDPIKEEEKPETDSV; encoded by the exons ATGGAATTGGGACTAGTGTGTTTTGTCTTCCTTCTGGGTTCAGTTTTAGGAGTTCTTGAAGGTCCTAATATATGCACACGGCAAGAGGA ATACACAACAACAGTTAGGGTATCAGAAAAACAACCGTACCAAGTCAGGGAATTCACGTGGTGTCTGAATTTTCCGCCAAGATGCTCGAAGTATAAAATCAAGTTCAAGACTGTATACAGAGAGCAGACTCTGGTCAAGACCAGACCTGTCGAAGATTGCTGTAAAGGTTATGCCAAGGACAGCACCGAAACCCATTGCAAACCTATCTGTTCCAGAGATTGCATTCATGGCACTTGTGCAGCCCCTGACAAATGTGTTTGCGAGACTGGCTATGGAGGACCTTACTGTGATATTT catGCCCTAAAGGTCTGTGGGGAAGAGAGTGCCAGAACAGATGCGAGTGTCAAAACAACTCCACTTGTGATCCTTTCGACGGCAAATGCATCTGCGCAAGGGGATGGATAGGAGAAAAGTGCGAAAAGCAATGCGACAACAAAACTTTTGGATTAGACTGTCAAGAGGTCTGTCGCTGCACCAATGGCAACTGTGATCCTGTGTCAGGGGAATGCCATTGTTTCTCTGGATGGGAAGGACCATT ATGTGACGACTTCTGTCAAATCGGCAAACATGGTCCTGAGTGCAAGTCGAACTGCAACTGTCAGAATGAAGGTGTATGTGATCCAGAAACAGGGGAATGTTATTGTAAACCAGGCTGGACAGGCATAGTTTGTGCCAATAAATGCCCTTCAGGTTTCTACGGGGACAATTGCAAGAAAATCTGCGATTGCAACAATGGTGCCTCATGCCATCACATCACTGGAAAGTGTGAATGCCTGCCAGGTTTTACTGGTGACAGG TGTCTGGACATATGCCCTGAGAACAGTTTTGGATTCAACTGTACTGAAACCTGCCAATGCCAAAACGGAGCCAAATGTTCAAGGTCAGATGGCGAATGTACTTGCTCTCCAGGTTTCAAAGGTCGCTTCTGCGAACAAAGAAACTGTTCAGACGGTTTCTGGGGCAGGCACTGCGAAAAGTCCTGCGAATGCGTCAAGGAAAACACAGATAT GTGTCATCCCTGGTCTGGAAAATGCGATTGCAAGGCTGGTTGGAACAGTAAAGACTGCTCGAGGCCTTGTCCCCTTCTCACCTTCGGTAAAGGTTGCGAGGGACAGTGTAAATGCCAAAACAACGGCCAATGTTCTCCTGTGAATGGAACTTGTATATGTGCACCTGGTTTTACTGGTGAAAACTGCGAGGAGACTTGCCCAGTTGGCAGTTTTGGAGAGGACTGTGCTCAAAAATGTGATT GGAACTGTACGTGTAGTGCTGGTTTTACCGGAGAGTTCTGTGAGCACCAATGTCCTTCTAGATTTTTCGGACATAACTGTGAACAGATTTGTCACTGTGATGAAGAACACAGTTTAGGATGTGACTCTGTTACTGGAAAATGCATGTGCAAACCTAACTGGAAag GGGTGACCTGCGAAAGTCAGTGTCCTCTAGGAAAATATGGATTGAACTGTGATCAGGATTGCAACTGCAAAAACAACAGTTCCTGCGACCCTGAGACTGGTGCCTGTCTTTGTGCAGCTGGCTGGCAAGGGAACGATTGCGATCAACCTTGTGATTATGGATATTATGGCTTGGGCTGCAAGCAGAAATGCCCGGAAACAAGCA GTAACAAAACTTGTGATCACATCACCGGAGAGTTTGTATGTCCAGCAGGCTTCATCGGATTGACTTGTGAACATCCGTGTCCTATTGGTACATACGGAAAGAATTGCCAGAAGAATTGCTCTTGCAGAAATGGAGGTGATTGTCATCATGTCACAG GATACTGCCAGTGTCTTCCAGGATGGATGGGTGAAAATTGTACAGTCCCTTGTGAACCTGGCCGATTTGGCATGGGTTGCAGCCAACATTGTAAGTGTCTTAATGGCGGAGAATGCAGAAGGAACGATGGAGTATGTAGATGTAAGCCAGGCTGGACTGGAACTCAATGTACTGAAA TATGCCCAGAAGGCTACTACGGAGATCATTGCATGACGCCTTGTGAGTGTAAAAACGACAACTTCATCTGCCATGCGGCCAAGGGTTGCGTATGTCGACATGGCTTTGGTGGTGTCAACTGCGACGAGCCCCTGGTCTTGGGGAGAATCGTCACAACTCCAAACGAAGGTTTGGGCTATGGAGGCGTTGTTGCAGGTATCAGCATAGCCCTCATCCTGGTATCCATCATAGTCTTGGTGATTTTGTATTACAAGAGACGTGTTGAAAATCTGAAGACGGAAATTGCGCATGTTCAGTACATTGCTGATCCACCAG AACGTAATAACTTCGACAACCCTGTGTATACCTATCAAGGTGGTGGTAAAAGAGACAATGAACATCTGTTGAATAACACTAATTGCATGATCCGTAATAACCTAAATAGGCCTTCAAACACCTTATTGGAAAGGGCAAGACTGGCACAGATGGGAGCCGCTTCCTGTTCTAGTACTG TGGCTTATAATGTAGAAGATGAACTGCGTTCCCTGAAGAACAAAGATGCAGATGCAACAAATCCTAATATTTACCATTCCCTTGATAAATTAGATGACCACGTTTACGATGAGATTAAACAGAAAGATATGAAAGACATAG AGCTTGAGTATGACCATTTAGACTACACCAGACCTGTCAGTACAATAAAACCGCACTACCAAAAGATGCCAAGCCCATTCGGTTCCAAAGATCCAatcaaagaagaagaaaaaccagAGACTGATTCCGTTTGA